From a single Vanacampus margaritifer isolate UIUO_Vmar chromosome 15, RoL_Vmar_1.0, whole genome shotgun sequence genomic region:
- the e2f7 gene encoding transcription factor E2F7 isoform X2: MEVECLALKDLTSSRKSEQKENIFTVWRKSTPTQSTEPCVPVTKRKGGTPDSVHVTPIKHATEAEPWSPTANLKMLINAASPDIRNREMRKVLFRPIENESESAAIAKDDGEVAEDQFETVEEDDDAEKKPSRKQKSLGLLCQKFLALYPDYPAHDHLISISLDEVANSLGVERRRIYDIVNVLESLMIVGRKAKNSYTWHGRLRLETTLQELQRRGRQQGYHRQMELAAREAGRSQEGDGGEDDNGHASGNRKDKSLRIMSQKFVMLFLVSKSQTVTLEAAAKVLIEESQDSSSHSKYKTMVRRLYDIANVLTSLGLIKKVHVRDERGRKPAFRWLGPVDFNNSAGSVVGVTLPEGQDLRKAKMARHASFNLIPTSVAIQRRICSAPSSPCTDVNGFAPQPLDYSIKMGAGEAVCRLEFGNHNGNPASSSTQPTLLVPALHPEQLFTLSSSAPCLAYQPGLSQASVVMLYKQPYVISKANGAAEGPGSPREEPTEGKKRWRESVEEEEVVAVKKSLSGFERGQEQTQSSMSEASDENANGTQASHYLYVPNNTGLKSLNFLLPSGQPSAHLPTGTIPPLALPYVLVPSTAISHYPLQGSDSQVGFNLPAHFMVAAAPYSLAPELGQVSPVLSPSTPEQGNQCTTGVAHPTPKPRPLTPHTPKEIPAPASKAFFQTPGTAEGVSAAPAGRKRGSAQRRLDISQPSPC, from the exons atggaagTTGAATGTCTTGCACTGAAGGATCTCACAAGTTCAAGGAAAAGTGAACAGAAG GAAAATATATTCACAGTTTGGAGGAAATCCACCCCGACGCAGTCTACCGAGCCATGCGTACCCGTGACGAAGCGGAAAGGCGGCACCCCGGACTCGGTCCACGTCACCCCGATCAAACATGCCACTGAGGCCGAGCCCTGGTCGCCCACAGCCAACCTGAAGATGCTGATCAACGCCGCCAGTCCTGACATCCGAAACCGCGAGATGAGAAAAGTGCTTTTTAGGCCCATAGAAAACGAATCGGAAAGTGCGGCTATAGCCAAAGACGATGGCGAGGTGGCTGAGGACCAG TTTGAAACAGTGGAAGAGGACGACGACGCCGAGAAGAAGCCGAGCAGGAAGCAGAAGAGCTTGGGTTTGCTGTGCCAAAAGTTCCTGGCTCTCTACCCGGATTATCCGGCACACGACCATCTAATTTCGATCTCCCTGGATGAGGTGGCAAACAGCCTGG GGGTGGAGCGGCGGCGCATCTATGACATCGTCAACGTGCTGGAGTCCCTCATGATCGTCGGCCGCAAGGCTAAGAACAGCTACACGTGGCACGGCCGCCTGCGCCTGGAGACCACGCTGCAGGAGCTGCAGCGTCGAGGCCGCCAGCAGGGCTACCACCGGCAGATGGAGCTCGCCGCCAGGGAGGCCGGGCGGAGCCAGGAGGGCGACGGCGGGGAGGACGACAACGGCCACG CGTCTGGAAACAGGAAAGACAAATCCCTGCGCATCATGAGCCAAAAGTTCGTCATGCTCTTCCTGGTGTCCAAGTCGCAGACTGTCACTCTGGAAGCAGCGGCGAAAGTTCTCATTGAGGAGAGTCAGGACTCGTCCAGTCACAGCAAGTACAAAA CCATGGTGCGGCGTCTCTACGATATCGCTAATGTGCTGACCAGCCTGGGCCTCATAAAGAAAGTGCATGTGCGAGACGAGCGAGGCAGGAAGCCGGCTTTTCGATGGTTGGGACCGGTGGATTTTAACAATTCCG CTGGTTCTGTTGTGGGCGTCACCCTGCCTGAAGGTCAGGACCTCAGGAAAGCCAAGATGGCACGCCACGCCTCTTTTAACCTCATCCCCACGTCTGTGGCCATCCAGCGGCGGATCTGCTCGGCGCCGAGCAGCCCGTGCACGGACGTGAACG GGTTTGCGCCTCAGCCGCTGGATTATTCCATCAAGATGGGAGCCGGCGAAGCAGTCTGTCGACTGGAGTTTGGAAATCACAATGG AAACCCGGCTTCGTCTTCCACGCAGCCCACCCTGCTGGTCCCGGCCTTGCACCCGGAGCAGCTCTTTACTCTGTCCTCATCAGCCCCCTGCCTGGCCTACCAACCCGGCCTGTCCCAGGCCTCCGTGGTCATGTTGTACAAGCAGCCCTACGTGATCAGCAAGGCCAACGGCGCCGCCGAGGGCCCCGGGTCGCCAAGGGAGGAACCCACAGAGGGGAAGAAGAGATGGAGAGAATccgtggaggaagaggaggttgTGGCGGTCAAGAAAAGTCTATCTGGTTTTGAGCGAGGACAGGAG CAAACTCAAAGCAGCATGTCAGAAGCGTCGGATGAGAACGCCAATGGCACGCAGGCGTCACACTACCTCTATGTGCCAAACAATACAG gTCTGAAAAGCCTCAACTTCCTGCTCCCCTCCGGCCAGCCCTCAGCCCACCTCCCCACCGGTACCATCCCCCCGCTGGCGCTGCCCTACGTGCTGGTGCCGTCTACCGCCATTTCCCACTACCCCCTTCAGGGCTCAGACAGCCAGGTGGGTTTCAACCTGCCTGCGCACTTCATGGTGGCGGCGGCGCCTTACAGCCTGGCGCCAGAGCTTGGCCAGGTGTCGCCTGTTCTATCACCTTCCACTCCGGAACAGGGCAACCAGTGTACCACAGGGGTGGCGCATCCTACACCCAAACCGCGACCACTG ACTCCGCACACTCCAAAGGAGATCCCAGCACCCGCCTCCAAGGCTTTCTTCCAGACTCCGGGCACCGCGGAAGGTGTCAGCGCAGCACCCGCAGGCCGAAAGCGGGGATCGGCACAGAGGAGGCTGGACATCAGCCAGCCTTCCCCTTGTTAG
- the e2f7 gene encoding transcription factor E2F7 isoform X1, with amino-acid sequence MEVECLALKDLTSSRKSEQKENIFTVWRKSTPTQSTEPCVPVTKRKGGTPDSVHVTPIKHATEAEPWSPTANLKMLINAASPDIRNREMRKVLFRPIENESESAAIAKDDGEVAEDQFETVEEDDDAEKKPSRKQKSLGLLCQKFLALYPDYPAHDHLISISLDEVANSLGVERRRIYDIVNVLESLMIVGRKAKNSYTWHGRLRLETTLQELQRRGRQQGYHRQMELAAREAGRSQEGDGGEDDNGHASGNRKDKSLRIMSQKFVMLFLVSKSQTVTLEAAAKVLIEESQDSSSHSKYKTMVRRLYDIANVLTSLGLIKKVHVRDERGRKPAFRWLGPVDFNNSAGSVVGVTLPEGQDLRKAKMARHASFNLIPTSVAIQRRICSAPSSPCTDVNGFAPQPLDYSIKMGAGEAVCRLEFGNHNGNPASSSTQPTLLVPALHPEQLFTLSSSAPCLAYQPGLSQASVVMLYKQPYVISKANGAAEGPGSPREEPTEGKKRWRESVEEEEVVAVKKSLSGFERGQEQTQSSMSEASDENANGTQASHYLYVPNNTGKGLKSLNFLLPSGQPSAHLPTGTIPPLALPYVLVPSTAISHYPLQGSDSQVGFNLPAHFMVAAAPYSLAPELGQVSPVLSPSTPEQGNQCTTGVAHPTPKPRPLTPHTPKEIPAPASKAFFQTPGTAEGVSAAPAGRKRGSAQRRLDISQPSPC; translated from the exons atggaagTTGAATGTCTTGCACTGAAGGATCTCACAAGTTCAAGGAAAAGTGAACAGAAG GAAAATATATTCACAGTTTGGAGGAAATCCACCCCGACGCAGTCTACCGAGCCATGCGTACCCGTGACGAAGCGGAAAGGCGGCACCCCGGACTCGGTCCACGTCACCCCGATCAAACATGCCACTGAGGCCGAGCCCTGGTCGCCCACAGCCAACCTGAAGATGCTGATCAACGCCGCCAGTCCTGACATCCGAAACCGCGAGATGAGAAAAGTGCTTTTTAGGCCCATAGAAAACGAATCGGAAAGTGCGGCTATAGCCAAAGACGATGGCGAGGTGGCTGAGGACCAG TTTGAAACAGTGGAAGAGGACGACGACGCCGAGAAGAAGCCGAGCAGGAAGCAGAAGAGCTTGGGTTTGCTGTGCCAAAAGTTCCTGGCTCTCTACCCGGATTATCCGGCACACGACCATCTAATTTCGATCTCCCTGGATGAGGTGGCAAACAGCCTGG GGGTGGAGCGGCGGCGCATCTATGACATCGTCAACGTGCTGGAGTCCCTCATGATCGTCGGCCGCAAGGCTAAGAACAGCTACACGTGGCACGGCCGCCTGCGCCTGGAGACCACGCTGCAGGAGCTGCAGCGTCGAGGCCGCCAGCAGGGCTACCACCGGCAGATGGAGCTCGCCGCCAGGGAGGCCGGGCGGAGCCAGGAGGGCGACGGCGGGGAGGACGACAACGGCCACG CGTCTGGAAACAGGAAAGACAAATCCCTGCGCATCATGAGCCAAAAGTTCGTCATGCTCTTCCTGGTGTCCAAGTCGCAGACTGTCACTCTGGAAGCAGCGGCGAAAGTTCTCATTGAGGAGAGTCAGGACTCGTCCAGTCACAGCAAGTACAAAA CCATGGTGCGGCGTCTCTACGATATCGCTAATGTGCTGACCAGCCTGGGCCTCATAAAGAAAGTGCATGTGCGAGACGAGCGAGGCAGGAAGCCGGCTTTTCGATGGTTGGGACCGGTGGATTTTAACAATTCCG CTGGTTCTGTTGTGGGCGTCACCCTGCCTGAAGGTCAGGACCTCAGGAAAGCCAAGATGGCACGCCACGCCTCTTTTAACCTCATCCCCACGTCTGTGGCCATCCAGCGGCGGATCTGCTCGGCGCCGAGCAGCCCGTGCACGGACGTGAACG GGTTTGCGCCTCAGCCGCTGGATTATTCCATCAAGATGGGAGCCGGCGAAGCAGTCTGTCGACTGGAGTTTGGAAATCACAATGG AAACCCGGCTTCGTCTTCCACGCAGCCCACCCTGCTGGTCCCGGCCTTGCACCCGGAGCAGCTCTTTACTCTGTCCTCATCAGCCCCCTGCCTGGCCTACCAACCCGGCCTGTCCCAGGCCTCCGTGGTCATGTTGTACAAGCAGCCCTACGTGATCAGCAAGGCCAACGGCGCCGCCGAGGGCCCCGGGTCGCCAAGGGAGGAACCCACAGAGGGGAAGAAGAGATGGAGAGAATccgtggaggaagaggaggttgTGGCGGTCAAGAAAAGTCTATCTGGTTTTGAGCGAGGACAGGAG CAAACTCAAAGCAGCATGTCAGAAGCGTCGGATGAGAACGCCAATGGCACGCAGGCGTCACACTACCTCTATGTGCCAAACAATACAGGTAAAG gTCTGAAAAGCCTCAACTTCCTGCTCCCCTCCGGCCAGCCCTCAGCCCACCTCCCCACCGGTACCATCCCCCCGCTGGCGCTGCCCTACGTGCTGGTGCCGTCTACCGCCATTTCCCACTACCCCCTTCAGGGCTCAGACAGCCAGGTGGGTTTCAACCTGCCTGCGCACTTCATGGTGGCGGCGGCGCCTTACAGCCTGGCGCCAGAGCTTGGCCAGGTGTCGCCTGTTCTATCACCTTCCACTCCGGAACAGGGCAACCAGTGTACCACAGGGGTGGCGCATCCTACACCCAAACCGCGACCACTG ACTCCGCACACTCCAAAGGAGATCCCAGCACCCGCCTCCAAGGCTTTCTTCCAGACTCCGGGCACCGCGGAAGGTGTCAGCGCAGCACCCGCAGGCCGAAAGCGGGGATCGGCACAGAGGAGGCTGGACATCAGCCAGCCTTCCCCTTGTTAG